The Diceros bicornis minor isolate mBicDic1 chromosome 15, mDicBic1.mat.cur, whole genome shotgun sequence genome has a window encoding:
- the TNK2 gene encoding activated CDC42 kinase 1 isoform X6: MPAARRFPGLELSFPLLARLRRRLYTRLGSSSMQPEEGTGWLLELLSEVQLQQYFLRLRDDLNVTRLSHFEYVKNEDLEKIGMGRPGQRRLWEAVKRRKAMCKRKSWMSKVFSGKRLEAEFPPHHSQSTFRKTSPTPGGPTGEGPLQSLTCLIGEKDLHLFEKLGDGSFGVVRRGEWDAPSGKTVSVAVKCLKPDVLSQPEAMDDFIREVNAMHSLDHRNLIRLYGVVLTPPMKMVTELAPLGSLLDRLRKHQGHFLLGTLSRYAVQVAEGMGYLESKRFIHRDLAARNLLLATRDLVKIGDFGLMRALPQNDDHYVMQEHRKVPFAWCAPESLKTRTFSHASDTWMFGVTLWEMFTYGQEPWIGLNGSQILHKIDKEGERLPRPEDCPQDIYNVMVQCWAHKPEDRPTFVALRDFLLEAQPTDMRALQDFEEPDKLHIQMNDVITVIEGRAENYWWRGQNTRTLCVGPFPRNVVTSVAGLSAQDISQPLQNSFIHTGHGDSDPRHCWGFPDKIDELYLGNPMDPPDLLSVELSASQSAQHLGRVKREPPPRPPQPAIFTQKPTYDPVSEEQDLLSSDFKRLGLRKPGLPRGLWLAKPSARVPGTKAGRGSGEVTLIDFGEEPVVPAPRPCAPSLAQLAMDACSLLDKTPPQSPTRALPRPLHPTPVVDWDARPLPPPPAYDDVAQDEDDFEVCSINSTLVDAGVSAGPSQGETNYAFVPEQARLLAPLEDNLFLPTQGGSKPPDSAQTAEIFQALQQECMQQLQVPAGLLVPSPSPPGDDKPQVPPRVPIPPRPTRPRGELSPAPSGEEEMGRWPGPASPPRVPPREPLSPQGSRTPSPLVPPGSSPLPPRLSSSPGKTMPTTQSFASDPKYATPQVIQAPGPRAGPCILPIVRDGKKVSNTHYYLLPERPPYLERYQRFLRETQSPEEPAPLPVPLLLPPPSTPAPAAPTATVRPMPQAAPDPKANFSTNNSNPGTRPPPLRATTRLPQRGCPGDGPEAGRPADKIQMLQAMVHGVTTEECQAALQSHSWSVQRAAQYLKVEQLFGLGLRPRGECHKVLEMFDWNLEQAGCHLLGSCGPAHHKR; encoded by the exons ATGCCAGCAGCTCGTCGGTTCCCTGGCCTAgagctctccttccctctcctggcCAGACTACGGCGACGGCTATACACA AGGCTGGGGAGCAGCAGCATGCAGCCGGAGGAGGGCACAGGCTGGCTGCTGGAGCTGCTGTCCGAGGTGCAACTGCAACAGTACTTCCTGCGGCTTCGCGACGACCTCAACGTCACCCGCCTGTCCCACTTTGAGTATGTCAAGAATGAGGACCTGGAGAAGATTGgcatgggccggcctg GCCAGCGGCGGCTGTGGGAGGCTGTGAAGAGGAGAAAGGCCATGTGCAAACGCAAGTCCTGGATGAGTAAG GTGTTCAGTGGAAAGCGGTTGGAGGCTGAGTTCCCCCCTCATCACTCTCAGAGCACCTTCCGGAAGACCTCGCCCACCCCAGGGGGCCCAACAGGGGAGGGGCCCCTGCAGAGCCTCACCTGCCTCATTGGGGAGAAGGACCTGCATCTCTTCGAGAAACTGGGAGATGGCTCCTTTGGCGTGGTGCGCAGGGGCGAGTGGGACGCCCCCTCGGGGAAGACG GTGAGTGTGGCTGTGAAGTGCCTGAAGCCTGATGTGCTGAGCCAGCCAGAGGCCATGGACGACTTCATCCGGGAGGTCAATGCCATGCACTCGCTTGACCATCGAAACCTCATTCGCCTCTATGGTGTGGTGCTCACGCCACCCATGAAGATG GTAACAGAGCTGGCGCCTCTGGGATCTTTGTTGGACCGGCTGCGTAAGCACCAGGGCCACTTCCTCCTGGGTACTCTGAGCCGCTACGCTGTGCAGGTGGCTGAGGGCATGGGCTACCTGGAGTCCAAGCGCTTTATTCACCGTGACCTGGCTGCCCGCAATCTGCTCTTGGCTACCCGCGACCTGGTCAAGATTGGGGACTTCGGGCTGATGAGAGCACTCCCCCAGAATGATGACCACTACGTCATGCAGGAGCATCGCAAGGTGCCCTTTGCCTG GTGTGCCCCCGAGAGCCTGAAGACACGCACCTTCTCCCATGCCAGCGACACCTGGATGTTTGGGGTAACGTTGTGGGAGATGTTCACCTATGGCCAGGAGCCCTGGATTGGCCTCAATGGCAGTCAG ATCCTGCATAAGATTGACAAGGAGGGGGAGCGTCTGCCCCGGCCTGAGGACTGCCCCCAGGACATCTACAATGTCATGGTCCAGTGCTGGGCTCACAAGCCAGAGGACAGACCCACGTTTGTCGCCTTGCGGGACTTCCTGCTGGAG gcccagcccacTGACATGCGGGCTCTTCAGGACTTTGAGGAACCAGACAAGCTGCACATCCAGATGAATGACGTCATCACCGTCATCGAGGGGAG GGCTGAGAATTACTGGTGGCGTGGGCAGAACACGCGGACACTGTGTGTGGGGCCCTTCCCTCGCAATGTGGTGACCTCTGTGGCCGGCCTGTCGGCCCAGGACATCAGCCAGCCGCTGCAGAATAGCTTCATCCACACAGGGCATGGCGACAGCGACCCCCGCCACTGCTGGGGCTTCCCCGACAAGATCGACGA ACTGTATCTGGGAAACCCCATGGACCCTCCCGACCTGCTGAGCGTGGAACTGAGCGCCTCCCAATCCGCCCAGCATCTGGGAAGGGTGAAAA GGGAGCCTCCACCTCGCCCACCTCAGCCTGCCATCTTCACTCAGA AACCAACCTACGACCCAGTGAGTGAGGAGCAAGACCTCCTGTCCAGCGACTTCAAGAGGCTGGGCCTGCGGAAGCCAGGCCTGCCCCGCGGGCTGTGGCTGGCGAAGCCCTCGGCCCGGGTGCCGGGCACCAAGGCAGGCCGCGGCAGCGGTGAGGTGACGCTCATTGACTTCGGCGAGGAGCCCGTGGTCCCAGCCCCGCGGCCCTGTGCGCCCTCGCTGGCACAGCTGGCAATGGATGCCTGCTCCCTGCTGGACAAGACTCCGCCTCAGAGCCCCACACGGGCACTGCCCCGGCCTCTGCATCCCACGCCTGTGGTGGACTGGGATGCACGCCCACTGCCCCCGCCTCCAGCCTACGACGATGTGGCCCAAGATGAGGATGACTTTGAGGTCTgctccatcaacagcaccctggTGGATGCAGGGGTCTCTGCTGGGCCCAGCCAGGGCGAGACCAACTACGCCTTTGTGCCCGAGCAGGCACGGCTCCTCGCTCCCCTGGAGGACAACCTGTTCCTCCCGACCCAGGGTGGGAGCAAGCCGCCCGACTCGGCTCAGACCGCAGAGATCTTCCAGGCACTACAGCAGGAGTGCATGCAGCAGCTGCAGGTCCCGGCTGGCTTGCTGGTCCCCTCGCCCAGCCCGCCAGGCGATGACAAGCCCCAGGTGCCCCCCCGGGTGCCCATCCCCCCGAGGCCCACACGCCCACGTGGTGAGCTGTCTCCAGCCCCCTCAGGCGAGGAGGAGATGGGGCGATGGCCTggacctgcctcccctccccgggTGCCTCCCCGGGAGCCCTTATCCCCTCAAGGCTCGAGGACCCCCAGCCCCCTGGTGCCACCTGGTAGCTCCCCGCTGCCACCCCGGCTCTCAAGCTCACCCGGGAAGACCATGCCCACCACTCAGAGCTTCGCCTCGGACCCCAAGTATGCCACCCCCCAGGTGATCCAGGCCCCTGGCCCACGAGCTGGTCCCTGCATCCTGCCCATCGTCCGCGATGGCAAGAAGGTCAGCAATACCCACTACTACCTGCTGCCTGAGCGCCCCCCCTATCTGGAGCGCTACCAGCGCTTCCTGCGTGAGACCCAGAGCCCTGAAGAGCCAGCCCCCCTGCCTGTGCCCTTGCTGCTGCCTCCACCCAGCACCCCAGCCCCTGCCGCCCCCACTGCTACTGTTCGACCGATGCCACAGGCTGCCCCAGACCCCAAGGCCAACTTCTCCACCAACAACAGCAACCCAGGGACCCGGCCACCACCCCTGAGGGCCACCACTCGGCTGCCACAGAGGGGCTGCCCTGGGGACGGGCCAGAGGCTGGACGGCCAGCAGATAAGATCCAGATG CTGCAGGCCATGGTGCATGGGGTGACCACAGAGGAGTGCCAGGCAGCCCTGCAGAGCCACAGCTGGAGCGTGCAGAGGGCTGCCCAGTATCTGAAG GTGGAGCAGCTCTTTGGGTTGGGTCTGCGGCCGCGAGGCGAGTGCCACAAAGTGCTAGAGATGTTCGACTGGAACCTGGAGCAGGCCGGCTGCCACCTCCTGGGCTCCTGTGGCCCAGCCCACCACAA GCGCTGA
- the TNK2 gene encoding activated CDC42 kinase 1 isoform X3 — MPAARRFPGLELSFPLLARLRRRLYTRLGSSSMQPEEGTGWLLELLSEVQLQQYFLRLRDDLNVTRLSHFEYVKNEDLEKIGMGRPGQRRLWEAVKRRKAMCKRKSWMSKVFSGKRLEAEFPPHHSQSTFRKTSPTPGGPTGEGPLQSLTCLIGEKDLHLFEKLGDGSFGVVRRGEWDAPSGKTVSVAVKCLKPDVLSQPEAMDDFIREVNAMHSLDHRNLIRLYGVVLTPPMKMVTELAPLGSLLDRLRKHQGHFLLGTLSRYAVQVAEGMGYLESKRFIHRDLAARNLLLATRDLVKIGDFGLMRALPQNDDHYVMQEHRKVPFAWCAPESLKTRTFSHASDTWMFGVTLWEMFTYGQEPWIGLNGSQILHKIDKEGERLPRPEDCPQDIYNVMVQCWAHKPEDRPTFVALRDFLLEAQPTDMRALQDFEEPDKLHIQMNDVITVIEGRAENYWWRGQNTRTLCVGPFPRNVVTSVAGLSAQDISQPLQNSFIHTGHGDSDPRHCWGFPDKIDELYLGNPMDPPDLLSVELSASQSAQHLGRVKTKTTPRASSWPGASSISRILGLSFRNTVFPSCRPIASHCCWVWEPPPRPPQPAIFTQKPTYDPVSEEQDLLSSDFKRLGLRKPGLPRGLWLAKPSARVPGTKAGRGSGEVTLIDFGEEPVVPAPRPCAPSLAQLAMDACSLLDKTPPQSPTRALPRPLHPTPVVDWDARPLPPPPAYDDVAQDEDDFEVCSINSTLVDAGVSAGPSQGETNYAFVPEQARLLAPLEDNLFLPTQGGSKPPDSAQTAEIFQALQQECMQQLQVPAGLLVPSPSPPGDDKPQVPPRVPIPPRPTRPRGELSPAPSGEEEMGRWPGPASPPRVPPREPLSPQGSRTPSPLVPPGSSPLPPRLSSSPGKTMPTTQSFASDPKYATPQVIQAPGPRAGPCILPIVRDGKKVSNTHYYLLPERPPYLERYQRFLRETQSPEEPAPLPVPLLLPPPSTPAPAAPTATVRPMPQAAPDPKANFSTNNSNPGTRPPPLRATTRLPQRGCPGDGPEAGRPADKIQMLQAMVHGVTTEECQAALQSHSWSVQRAAQYLKALRHLESRRVCPEGIT; from the exons ATGCCAGCAGCTCGTCGGTTCCCTGGCCTAgagctctccttccctctcctggcCAGACTACGGCGACGGCTATACACA AGGCTGGGGAGCAGCAGCATGCAGCCGGAGGAGGGCACAGGCTGGCTGCTGGAGCTGCTGTCCGAGGTGCAACTGCAACAGTACTTCCTGCGGCTTCGCGACGACCTCAACGTCACCCGCCTGTCCCACTTTGAGTATGTCAAGAATGAGGACCTGGAGAAGATTGgcatgggccggcctg GCCAGCGGCGGCTGTGGGAGGCTGTGAAGAGGAGAAAGGCCATGTGCAAACGCAAGTCCTGGATGAGTAAG GTGTTCAGTGGAAAGCGGTTGGAGGCTGAGTTCCCCCCTCATCACTCTCAGAGCACCTTCCGGAAGACCTCGCCCACCCCAGGGGGCCCAACAGGGGAGGGGCCCCTGCAGAGCCTCACCTGCCTCATTGGGGAGAAGGACCTGCATCTCTTCGAGAAACTGGGAGATGGCTCCTTTGGCGTGGTGCGCAGGGGCGAGTGGGACGCCCCCTCGGGGAAGACG GTGAGTGTGGCTGTGAAGTGCCTGAAGCCTGATGTGCTGAGCCAGCCAGAGGCCATGGACGACTTCATCCGGGAGGTCAATGCCATGCACTCGCTTGACCATCGAAACCTCATTCGCCTCTATGGTGTGGTGCTCACGCCACCCATGAAGATG GTAACAGAGCTGGCGCCTCTGGGATCTTTGTTGGACCGGCTGCGTAAGCACCAGGGCCACTTCCTCCTGGGTACTCTGAGCCGCTACGCTGTGCAGGTGGCTGAGGGCATGGGCTACCTGGAGTCCAAGCGCTTTATTCACCGTGACCTGGCTGCCCGCAATCTGCTCTTGGCTACCCGCGACCTGGTCAAGATTGGGGACTTCGGGCTGATGAGAGCACTCCCCCAGAATGATGACCACTACGTCATGCAGGAGCATCGCAAGGTGCCCTTTGCCTG GTGTGCCCCCGAGAGCCTGAAGACACGCACCTTCTCCCATGCCAGCGACACCTGGATGTTTGGGGTAACGTTGTGGGAGATGTTCACCTATGGCCAGGAGCCCTGGATTGGCCTCAATGGCAGTCAG ATCCTGCATAAGATTGACAAGGAGGGGGAGCGTCTGCCCCGGCCTGAGGACTGCCCCCAGGACATCTACAATGTCATGGTCCAGTGCTGGGCTCACAAGCCAGAGGACAGACCCACGTTTGTCGCCTTGCGGGACTTCCTGCTGGAG gcccagcccacTGACATGCGGGCTCTTCAGGACTTTGAGGAACCAGACAAGCTGCACATCCAGATGAATGACGTCATCACCGTCATCGAGGGGAG GGCTGAGAATTACTGGTGGCGTGGGCAGAACACGCGGACACTGTGTGTGGGGCCCTTCCCTCGCAATGTGGTGACCTCTGTGGCCGGCCTGTCGGCCCAGGACATCAGCCAGCCGCTGCAGAATAGCTTCATCCACACAGGGCATGGCGACAGCGACCCCCGCCACTGCTGGGGCTTCCCCGACAAGATCGACGA ACTGTATCTGGGAAACCCCATGGACCCTCCCGACCTGCTGAGCGTGGAACTGAGCGCCTCCCAATCCGCCCAGCATCTGGGAAGGGTGAAAA CCAAAACCACCCCACGGGCTTCATCTTGGCCAGGAGCCTCATCCATCTCCCGGATCCTGGGCCTGTCGTTCCGGAACACGGTTTTCCCATCCTGCCGCCCCATTGCTTCCCATTGCTGTTGGGTTT GGGAGCCTCCACCTCGCCCACCTCAGCCTGCCATCTTCACTCAGA AACCAACCTACGACCCAGTGAGTGAGGAGCAAGACCTCCTGTCCAGCGACTTCAAGAGGCTGGGCCTGCGGAAGCCAGGCCTGCCCCGCGGGCTGTGGCTGGCGAAGCCCTCGGCCCGGGTGCCGGGCACCAAGGCAGGCCGCGGCAGCGGTGAGGTGACGCTCATTGACTTCGGCGAGGAGCCCGTGGTCCCAGCCCCGCGGCCCTGTGCGCCCTCGCTGGCACAGCTGGCAATGGATGCCTGCTCCCTGCTGGACAAGACTCCGCCTCAGAGCCCCACACGGGCACTGCCCCGGCCTCTGCATCCCACGCCTGTGGTGGACTGGGATGCACGCCCACTGCCCCCGCCTCCAGCCTACGACGATGTGGCCCAAGATGAGGATGACTTTGAGGTCTgctccatcaacagcaccctggTGGATGCAGGGGTCTCTGCTGGGCCCAGCCAGGGCGAGACCAACTACGCCTTTGTGCCCGAGCAGGCACGGCTCCTCGCTCCCCTGGAGGACAACCTGTTCCTCCCGACCCAGGGTGGGAGCAAGCCGCCCGACTCGGCTCAGACCGCAGAGATCTTCCAGGCACTACAGCAGGAGTGCATGCAGCAGCTGCAGGTCCCGGCTGGCTTGCTGGTCCCCTCGCCCAGCCCGCCAGGCGATGACAAGCCCCAGGTGCCCCCCCGGGTGCCCATCCCCCCGAGGCCCACACGCCCACGTGGTGAGCTGTCTCCAGCCCCCTCAGGCGAGGAGGAGATGGGGCGATGGCCTggacctgcctcccctccccgggTGCCTCCCCGGGAGCCCTTATCCCCTCAAGGCTCGAGGACCCCCAGCCCCCTGGTGCCACCTGGTAGCTCCCCGCTGCCACCCCGGCTCTCAAGCTCACCCGGGAAGACCATGCCCACCACTCAGAGCTTCGCCTCGGACCCCAAGTATGCCACCCCCCAGGTGATCCAGGCCCCTGGCCCACGAGCTGGTCCCTGCATCCTGCCCATCGTCCGCGATGGCAAGAAGGTCAGCAATACCCACTACTACCTGCTGCCTGAGCGCCCCCCCTATCTGGAGCGCTACCAGCGCTTCCTGCGTGAGACCCAGAGCCCTGAAGAGCCAGCCCCCCTGCCTGTGCCCTTGCTGCTGCCTCCACCCAGCACCCCAGCCCCTGCCGCCCCCACTGCTACTGTTCGACCGATGCCACAGGCTGCCCCAGACCCCAAGGCCAACTTCTCCACCAACAACAGCAACCCAGGGACCCGGCCACCACCCCTGAGGGCCACCACTCGGCTGCCACAGAGGGGCTGCCCTGGGGACGGGCCAGAGGCTGGACGGCCAGCAGATAAGATCCAGATG CTGCAGGCCATGGTGCATGGGGTGACCACAGAGGAGTGCCAGGCAGCCCTGCAGAGCCACAGCTGGAGCGTGCAGAGGGCTGCCCAGTATCTGAAG GCGCTGAGACATCTGGAGAGCCGGAGGGTCTGCCCTGAAGGAATCACTTGA
- the TNK2 gene encoding activated CDC42 kinase 1 isoform X7 — translation MPAARRFPGLELSFPLLARLRRRLYTRLGSSSMQPEEGTGWLLELLSEVQLQQYFLRLRDDLNVTRLSHFEYVKNEDLEKIGMGRPGQRRLWEAVKRRKAMCKRKSWMSKVFSGKRLEAEFPPHHSQSTFRKTSPTPGGPTGEGPLQSLTCLIGEKDLHLFEKLGDGSFGVVRRGEWDAPSGKTVSVAVKCLKPDVLSQPEAMDDFIREVNAMHSLDHRNLIRLYGVVLTPPMKMVTELAPLGSLLDRLRKHQGHFLLGTLSRYAVQVAEGMGYLESKRFIHRDLAARNLLLATRDLVKIGDFGLMRALPQNDDHYVMQEHRKVPFAWCAPESLKTRTFSHASDTWMFGVTLWEMFTYGQEPWIGLNGSQILHKIDKEGERLPRPEDCPQDIYNVMVQCWAHKPEDRPTFVALRDFLLEAQPTDMRALQDFEEPDKLHIQMNDVITVIEGRAENYWWRGQNTRTLCVGPFPRNVVTSVAGLSAQDISQPLQNSFIHTGHGDSDPRHCWGFPDKIDELYLGNPMDPPDLLSVELSASQSAQHLGRVKKPTYDPVSEEQDLLSSDFKRLGLRKPGLPRGLWLAKPSARVPGTKAGRGSGEVTLIDFGEEPVVPAPRPCAPSLAQLAMDACSLLDKTPPQSPTRALPRPLHPTPVVDWDARPLPPPPAYDDVAQDEDDFEVCSINSTLVDAGVSAGPSQGETNYAFVPEQARLLAPLEDNLFLPTQGGSKPPDSAQTAEIFQALQQECMQQLQVPAGLLVPSPSPPGDDKPQVPPRVPIPPRPTRPRGELSPAPSGEEEMGRWPGPASPPRVPPREPLSPQGSRTPSPLVPPGSSPLPPRLSSSPGKTMPTTQSFASDPKYATPQVIQAPGPRAGPCILPIVRDGKKVSNTHYYLLPERPPYLERYQRFLRETQSPEEPAPLPVPLLLPPPSTPAPAAPTATVRPMPQAAPDPKANFSTNNSNPGTRPPPLRATTRLPQRGCPGDGPEAGRPADKIQMLQAMVHGVTTEECQAALQSHSWSVQRAAQYLKVEQLFGLGLRPRGECHKVLEMFDWNLEQAGCHLLGSCGPAHHKR, via the exons ATGCCAGCAGCTCGTCGGTTCCCTGGCCTAgagctctccttccctctcctggcCAGACTACGGCGACGGCTATACACA AGGCTGGGGAGCAGCAGCATGCAGCCGGAGGAGGGCACAGGCTGGCTGCTGGAGCTGCTGTCCGAGGTGCAACTGCAACAGTACTTCCTGCGGCTTCGCGACGACCTCAACGTCACCCGCCTGTCCCACTTTGAGTATGTCAAGAATGAGGACCTGGAGAAGATTGgcatgggccggcctg GCCAGCGGCGGCTGTGGGAGGCTGTGAAGAGGAGAAAGGCCATGTGCAAACGCAAGTCCTGGATGAGTAAG GTGTTCAGTGGAAAGCGGTTGGAGGCTGAGTTCCCCCCTCATCACTCTCAGAGCACCTTCCGGAAGACCTCGCCCACCCCAGGGGGCCCAACAGGGGAGGGGCCCCTGCAGAGCCTCACCTGCCTCATTGGGGAGAAGGACCTGCATCTCTTCGAGAAACTGGGAGATGGCTCCTTTGGCGTGGTGCGCAGGGGCGAGTGGGACGCCCCCTCGGGGAAGACG GTGAGTGTGGCTGTGAAGTGCCTGAAGCCTGATGTGCTGAGCCAGCCAGAGGCCATGGACGACTTCATCCGGGAGGTCAATGCCATGCACTCGCTTGACCATCGAAACCTCATTCGCCTCTATGGTGTGGTGCTCACGCCACCCATGAAGATG GTAACAGAGCTGGCGCCTCTGGGATCTTTGTTGGACCGGCTGCGTAAGCACCAGGGCCACTTCCTCCTGGGTACTCTGAGCCGCTACGCTGTGCAGGTGGCTGAGGGCATGGGCTACCTGGAGTCCAAGCGCTTTATTCACCGTGACCTGGCTGCCCGCAATCTGCTCTTGGCTACCCGCGACCTGGTCAAGATTGGGGACTTCGGGCTGATGAGAGCACTCCCCCAGAATGATGACCACTACGTCATGCAGGAGCATCGCAAGGTGCCCTTTGCCTG GTGTGCCCCCGAGAGCCTGAAGACACGCACCTTCTCCCATGCCAGCGACACCTGGATGTTTGGGGTAACGTTGTGGGAGATGTTCACCTATGGCCAGGAGCCCTGGATTGGCCTCAATGGCAGTCAG ATCCTGCATAAGATTGACAAGGAGGGGGAGCGTCTGCCCCGGCCTGAGGACTGCCCCCAGGACATCTACAATGTCATGGTCCAGTGCTGGGCTCACAAGCCAGAGGACAGACCCACGTTTGTCGCCTTGCGGGACTTCCTGCTGGAG gcccagcccacTGACATGCGGGCTCTTCAGGACTTTGAGGAACCAGACAAGCTGCACATCCAGATGAATGACGTCATCACCGTCATCGAGGGGAG GGCTGAGAATTACTGGTGGCGTGGGCAGAACACGCGGACACTGTGTGTGGGGCCCTTCCCTCGCAATGTGGTGACCTCTGTGGCCGGCCTGTCGGCCCAGGACATCAGCCAGCCGCTGCAGAATAGCTTCATCCACACAGGGCATGGCGACAGCGACCCCCGCCACTGCTGGGGCTTCCCCGACAAGATCGACGA ACTGTATCTGGGAAACCCCATGGACCCTCCCGACCTGCTGAGCGTGGAACTGAGCGCCTCCCAATCCGCCCAGCATCTGGGAAGGGTGAAAA AACCAACCTACGACCCAGTGAGTGAGGAGCAAGACCTCCTGTCCAGCGACTTCAAGAGGCTGGGCCTGCGGAAGCCAGGCCTGCCCCGCGGGCTGTGGCTGGCGAAGCCCTCGGCCCGGGTGCCGGGCACCAAGGCAGGCCGCGGCAGCGGTGAGGTGACGCTCATTGACTTCGGCGAGGAGCCCGTGGTCCCAGCCCCGCGGCCCTGTGCGCCCTCGCTGGCACAGCTGGCAATGGATGCCTGCTCCCTGCTGGACAAGACTCCGCCTCAGAGCCCCACACGGGCACTGCCCCGGCCTCTGCATCCCACGCCTGTGGTGGACTGGGATGCACGCCCACTGCCCCCGCCTCCAGCCTACGACGATGTGGCCCAAGATGAGGATGACTTTGAGGTCTgctccatcaacagcaccctggTGGATGCAGGGGTCTCTGCTGGGCCCAGCCAGGGCGAGACCAACTACGCCTTTGTGCCCGAGCAGGCACGGCTCCTCGCTCCCCTGGAGGACAACCTGTTCCTCCCGACCCAGGGTGGGAGCAAGCCGCCCGACTCGGCTCAGACCGCAGAGATCTTCCAGGCACTACAGCAGGAGTGCATGCAGCAGCTGCAGGTCCCGGCTGGCTTGCTGGTCCCCTCGCCCAGCCCGCCAGGCGATGACAAGCCCCAGGTGCCCCCCCGGGTGCCCATCCCCCCGAGGCCCACACGCCCACGTGGTGAGCTGTCTCCAGCCCCCTCAGGCGAGGAGGAGATGGGGCGATGGCCTggacctgcctcccctccccgggTGCCTCCCCGGGAGCCCTTATCCCCTCAAGGCTCGAGGACCCCCAGCCCCCTGGTGCCACCTGGTAGCTCCCCGCTGCCACCCCGGCTCTCAAGCTCACCCGGGAAGACCATGCCCACCACTCAGAGCTTCGCCTCGGACCCCAAGTATGCCACCCCCCAGGTGATCCAGGCCCCTGGCCCACGAGCTGGTCCCTGCATCCTGCCCATCGTCCGCGATGGCAAGAAGGTCAGCAATACCCACTACTACCTGCTGCCTGAGCGCCCCCCCTATCTGGAGCGCTACCAGCGCTTCCTGCGTGAGACCCAGAGCCCTGAAGAGCCAGCCCCCCTGCCTGTGCCCTTGCTGCTGCCTCCACCCAGCACCCCAGCCCCTGCCGCCCCCACTGCTACTGTTCGACCGATGCCACAGGCTGCCCCAGACCCCAAGGCCAACTTCTCCACCAACAACAGCAACCCAGGGACCCGGCCACCACCCCTGAGGGCCACCACTCGGCTGCCACAGAGGGGCTGCCCTGGGGACGGGCCAGAGGCTGGACGGCCAGCAGATAAGATCCAGATG CTGCAGGCCATGGTGCATGGGGTGACCACAGAGGAGTGCCAGGCAGCCCTGCAGAGCCACAGCTGGAGCGTGCAGAGGGCTGCCCAGTATCTGAAG GTGGAGCAGCTCTTTGGGTTGGGTCTGCGGCCGCGAGGCGAGTGCCACAAAGTGCTAGAGATGTTCGACTGGAACCTGGAGCAGGCCGGCTGCCACCTCCTGGGCTCCTGTGGCCCAGCCCACCACAA GCGCTGA